A DNA window from Oncorhynchus tshawytscha isolate Ot180627B linkage group LG13, Otsh_v2.0, whole genome shotgun sequence contains the following coding sequences:
- the LOC112264679 gene encoding thrombospondin-3b-like isoform X2, whose translation MDMGRLMQNVLLVSASLLLGFSRSSEMQVIDMLELHDAKQSASAVGKMSGALGFVSDLYLVSTLRLPPKLGGVLLGVYNKDDNRKYLEVALMGKVNKVLVRYVREDGKLHTVNLQNPGLSDGRTQSLILHVGGLRRNYLHMELYVNCRLADSAQALPSFVQLPSEAESVEIRNGQKAYARLQGSVDSLKMALGGSIANAGILTDCPFQAGADVNAILGDHTKALIGQLIIFNQILGELREDIREQVKEMSLIRNTILECQACGFHEPHSRCEPNLCYKGVPCTETREYPGYRCGACPEGMMGNGTHCQDIDECAVARPCFSSEGCVNTAKGFTCESCPVGFSGSLLSGVGVEFAKSHKQECTDVDECADLSNTCIPNSVCTNTEGSFRCGLCKESFVGNQTVGCFLRRSCATLGFNPCDVNGHCVIKGAAKVSCKCNMGWAGNGYTCGPDTDSDGYPDQPLPCIDNDYHCRADNCVNTPNSGQEDADGDGIGDQCDEDADGDGIQNVEDNCRLVPNKDQQNSDTDSYGDACDNCPNVPNGSQMDTDGNGAGDTCDNDIDGDGIPNVLDNCPKMPNPMQTDRDGDGVGDACDSCPEVNDPLQSDMDNDLVGDVCDTNQDMDGDGHQDSRDNCPDVPNSSQLDSDNDGIGDECDDDDDNDGIPDAGPPGPDNCRLIPNPSQTDTDRNGIGDMCENDFDNDSVIDLIDVCPESAEVTMTDFRAYQTVILDQEGEAQIDPNWIVLNRGMEIVQTMNSDPGLAIGITAFNGVDFEGTFHINTATDDDYVGFIFSYQDSSSFYVVMWKQMEQTYWQSLPFRAMAQPGLQLKAVKSRTGPGEYLRNALWHTGDTPGEVTLLWKDPRNVGWRDKTSYRWHLSHRPQVGYIRVRLYEGMTLVADSGVVVDTSMRGGRLGVFCFSQEQIIWSNLGYRCNDTVPEDYEFYRKQMHIRV comes from the exons ATGGATATGGGGAGGCTTATGCAAAATGTTCTACTTGTGAGCGCGTCGCTTCTCTTGGGCTTCAGCAGGTCTTCAGAAATGCAAG TGATTGACATGCTGGAGCTGCACGACGCCAAGCAGAGTGCGTCCGCGGTGGGAAAGATGTCGGGGGCTCTGGGCTTCGTGTCGGATTTGTACCTGGTGTCCACTCTGCGATTGCCGCCCAAACTGGGAGGAGTGCTGCTGGGCGTCTACAACAAAGACGACAACAGGAAGTACCTGGAGGTGGCCCTCATGGGCAAGGTCAACAAAG TTCTGGTGCGCTATGTACGTGAGGACGGTAAACTCCACACAGTGAACCTCCAGAACCCCGGCCTCTCCGACGGACGCACCCAGTCACTCATCCTCCACGTGGGTGGGCTCCGACGAAACTACCTCCACATGGAACTCTATGTTAACTGCCGATTGGCCGACTCAGCACAGGCCCTGCCGTCATTTGTCCAGCTCCCATCAGAGGCGGAGTCTGTGGAGATACGAAATGGGCAGAAGGCCTATGCCAGGCTACAG ggctcAGTGGACTCTCTGAAAATGGCTCTGGGTGGCTCCATAGCCAATGCAGGAATCTTGACCGATTGTCCATTTCAGG CTGGTGCCGATGTCAATGCCATTCTGG GTGACCATACCAAGGCTTTGATTGGCCAGCTGATCATCTTCAACCAGATCCTGGGTGAACTCCGAGAGGACATCAGGGAACag GTGAAGGAGATGTCTCTGATTAGGAACACCATTCTGGAGTGCCAAGCGTGTG GCTTCCACGAGCCCCACTCTCGCTGCGAGCCCAACCTCTGCTATAAGGGCGTTCCCTGTACAGAGACCCGGGAGTACCCAGGCTACCGTTGTGGTGCCTGCCCAGAAGGCATGATGGGGAATGGCACCCACTGCCAGGACATTGACGAG TGTGCCGTAGCCCGGCCCTGTTTCTCGTCCGAGGGGTGCGTAAACACGGCCAAGGGCTTCACCTGTGAATCCTGTCCCGTCGGCTTCTCAGGATCCCTCCTCAGTGGGGTTGGGGTGGAGTTTGCCAAGAGCCACAAGCAG gaGTGCACAGATGTGGATGAGTGTGCTGACCTCTCCAACACCTGCATCCCCAACTCTGTCTGCACCAACACAGAG GGCTCGTTCAGGTGTGGTCTGTGTAAGGAGAGCTTTGTGGGCAACCAGACGGTGGGCTGTTTCCTGCGGAGGTCCTGCGCCACGCTGGGCTTCAACCCCTGCGACGTCAACGGCCACTGTGTCATAAAGGGTGCTGCCAAGGTCTCCTGCAAG TGTAATATGGGCTGGGCAGGAAATGGGTATACGTGTGGTCCAGACACAGACAGCGATGGCTACCCCGACCAGCCTCTCCCCTGCATAGACAATGACTATCACTGTCGAGCT GACAATTGTGTGAACACACCCAACTCTGGCCAGGAAGACGCAGACGGAGACGGTATAGGTGACCAGTGTGACGAAGATGCGGACGGAGACGGAATCCAGAACGTGGAG GACAACTGCCGTCTGGTCCCCAACAAGGACCAACAGAACTCTGATACAGACTCATATGGGGATGCGTGTGACAACTGCCCCAATGTTCCCAATGGCAGCCAGATGGACACCGACGGAAACGGGGCTGGAGACACCTGTGACAATGACATTGATGGGGATG GTATCCCAAACGTGCTGGACAACTGTCCCAAGATGCCCAACCCTATGCAGACGGACCGTGACGGGGATGGAGTGGGAGACGCATGTGACAGCTGCCCAGAAGTCAACGACCCCTTGCAG TCTGACATGGACAATGACCTGGTGGGAGATGTGTGTGACACCAACCAGGATAT GGATGGGGACGGCCACCAGGACTCCAGGGACAACTGTCCAGACGTCCCTAACAGCTCTCAGCTGGACTCAGACAACGACGGCATCGGCGACGAATGCGACGATGACGACGACAACGATGGCATTCCAGATGCTGGACCTCCCGGGCCGGATAACTGCCGGCTCATCCCCAACCCCAGCCAGACAGACACTGACA GAAATGGCATTGGTGACATGTGCGAGAATGACTTTGACAATGACTCAGTGATAGACTTGATTGACGTGTGTCCAGAGAGCGCTGAGGTCACAATGACCGACTTCAGAGCCTATCAGACGGTCATCCTGGACCAGGAGGGCGAAGCCCAAATCGACCCCAACTGGATAGTGCTCAATCGG GGTATGGAAATTGTTCAAACCATGAACAGTGACCCTGGTTTGGCCATAG GCATCACAGCCTTTAACGGGGTAGACTTTGAGGGGACGTTCCACATCAACACGGCCACGGACGATGACTATGTGGGCTTCATCTTCAGCTACCAGGACTCGTCCAGCTTCTACGTGGTCATGTGGAAACAGATGGAGCAGACCTACTGGCAGTCGCTGCCTTTTAGGGCCATGGCCCAGCCAGGCCTGCAACTGAAG GCAGTTAAGTCACGTACGGGTCCCGGTGAATACCTCCGTAATGCCCTGTGGCACACGGGCGACACCCCGGGTGAAGTCACCCTGCTGTGGAAGGACCCCAGGAATGTGGGCTGGAGGGACAAGACATCTTACCGTTGGCACCTCAGCCACCGCCCGCAGGTGGGCTACATCAG GGTGAGGCTGTATGAAGGCATGACATTGGTGGCAGACTCTGGCGTGGTGGTGGACACCTCAATGAGGGGCGGGAGGCTGGGCGTCTTCTGCTTCTCCCAGGAGCAAATCATCTGGTCCAACCTGGGCTATCGCTGCAACG ATACTGTACCAGAGGACTATGAGTTCTACCGCAAGCAGATGCACATCAGGGTGTGA
- the LOC112264679 gene encoding thrombospondin-3b-like isoform X1, translated as MDMGRLMQNVLLVSASLLLGFSRSSEMQVIDMLELHDAKQSASAVGKMSGALGFVSDLYLVSTLRLPPKLGGVLLGVYNKDDNRKYLEVALMGKVNKVLVRYVREDGKLHTVNLQNPGLSDGRTQSLILHVGGLRRNYLHMELYVNCRLADSAQALPSFVQLPSEAESVEIRNGQKAYARLQGSVDSLKMALGGSIANAGILTDCPFQGDTYFQISAGADVNAILGDHTKALIGQLIIFNQILGELREDIREQVKEMSLIRNTILECQACGFHEPHSRCEPNLCYKGVPCTETREYPGYRCGACPEGMMGNGTHCQDIDECAVARPCFSSEGCVNTAKGFTCESCPVGFSGSLLSGVGVEFAKSHKQECTDVDECADLSNTCIPNSVCTNTEGSFRCGLCKESFVGNQTVGCFLRRSCATLGFNPCDVNGHCVIKGAAKVSCKCNMGWAGNGYTCGPDTDSDGYPDQPLPCIDNDYHCRADNCVNTPNSGQEDADGDGIGDQCDEDADGDGIQNVEDNCRLVPNKDQQNSDTDSYGDACDNCPNVPNGSQMDTDGNGAGDTCDNDIDGDGIPNVLDNCPKMPNPMQTDRDGDGVGDACDSCPEVNDPLQSDMDNDLVGDVCDTNQDMDGDGHQDSRDNCPDVPNSSQLDSDNDGIGDECDDDDDNDGIPDAGPPGPDNCRLIPNPSQTDTDRNGIGDMCENDFDNDSVIDLIDVCPESAEVTMTDFRAYQTVILDQEGEAQIDPNWIVLNRGMEIVQTMNSDPGLAIGITAFNGVDFEGTFHINTATDDDYVGFIFSYQDSSSFYVVMWKQMEQTYWQSLPFRAMAQPGLQLKAVKSRTGPGEYLRNALWHTGDTPGEVTLLWKDPRNVGWRDKTSYRWHLSHRPQVGYIRVRLYEGMTLVADSGVVVDTSMRGGRLGVFCFSQEQIIWSNLGYRCNDTVPEDYEFYRKQMHIRV; from the exons ATGGATATGGGGAGGCTTATGCAAAATGTTCTACTTGTGAGCGCGTCGCTTCTCTTGGGCTTCAGCAGGTCTTCAGAAATGCAAG TGATTGACATGCTGGAGCTGCACGACGCCAAGCAGAGTGCGTCCGCGGTGGGAAAGATGTCGGGGGCTCTGGGCTTCGTGTCGGATTTGTACCTGGTGTCCACTCTGCGATTGCCGCCCAAACTGGGAGGAGTGCTGCTGGGCGTCTACAACAAAGACGACAACAGGAAGTACCTGGAGGTGGCCCTCATGGGCAAGGTCAACAAAG TTCTGGTGCGCTATGTACGTGAGGACGGTAAACTCCACACAGTGAACCTCCAGAACCCCGGCCTCTCCGACGGACGCACCCAGTCACTCATCCTCCACGTGGGTGGGCTCCGACGAAACTACCTCCACATGGAACTCTATGTTAACTGCCGATTGGCCGACTCAGCACAGGCCCTGCCGTCATTTGTCCAGCTCCCATCAGAGGCGGAGTCTGTGGAGATACGAAATGGGCAGAAGGCCTATGCCAGGCTACAG ggctcAGTGGACTCTCTGAAAATGGCTCTGGGTGGCTCCATAGCCAATGCAGGAATCTTGACCGATTGTCCATTTCAGGGTGATACATATTTTCAAATTTCAG CTGGTGCCGATGTCAATGCCATTCTGG GTGACCATACCAAGGCTTTGATTGGCCAGCTGATCATCTTCAACCAGATCCTGGGTGAACTCCGAGAGGACATCAGGGAACag GTGAAGGAGATGTCTCTGATTAGGAACACCATTCTGGAGTGCCAAGCGTGTG GCTTCCACGAGCCCCACTCTCGCTGCGAGCCCAACCTCTGCTATAAGGGCGTTCCCTGTACAGAGACCCGGGAGTACCCAGGCTACCGTTGTGGTGCCTGCCCAGAAGGCATGATGGGGAATGGCACCCACTGCCAGGACATTGACGAG TGTGCCGTAGCCCGGCCCTGTTTCTCGTCCGAGGGGTGCGTAAACACGGCCAAGGGCTTCACCTGTGAATCCTGTCCCGTCGGCTTCTCAGGATCCCTCCTCAGTGGGGTTGGGGTGGAGTTTGCCAAGAGCCACAAGCAG gaGTGCACAGATGTGGATGAGTGTGCTGACCTCTCCAACACCTGCATCCCCAACTCTGTCTGCACCAACACAGAG GGCTCGTTCAGGTGTGGTCTGTGTAAGGAGAGCTTTGTGGGCAACCAGACGGTGGGCTGTTTCCTGCGGAGGTCCTGCGCCACGCTGGGCTTCAACCCCTGCGACGTCAACGGCCACTGTGTCATAAAGGGTGCTGCCAAGGTCTCCTGCAAG TGTAATATGGGCTGGGCAGGAAATGGGTATACGTGTGGTCCAGACACAGACAGCGATGGCTACCCCGACCAGCCTCTCCCCTGCATAGACAATGACTATCACTGTCGAGCT GACAATTGTGTGAACACACCCAACTCTGGCCAGGAAGACGCAGACGGAGACGGTATAGGTGACCAGTGTGACGAAGATGCGGACGGAGACGGAATCCAGAACGTGGAG GACAACTGCCGTCTGGTCCCCAACAAGGACCAACAGAACTCTGATACAGACTCATATGGGGATGCGTGTGACAACTGCCCCAATGTTCCCAATGGCAGCCAGATGGACACCGACGGAAACGGGGCTGGAGACACCTGTGACAATGACATTGATGGGGATG GTATCCCAAACGTGCTGGACAACTGTCCCAAGATGCCCAACCCTATGCAGACGGACCGTGACGGGGATGGAGTGGGAGACGCATGTGACAGCTGCCCAGAAGTCAACGACCCCTTGCAG TCTGACATGGACAATGACCTGGTGGGAGATGTGTGTGACACCAACCAGGATAT GGATGGGGACGGCCACCAGGACTCCAGGGACAACTGTCCAGACGTCCCTAACAGCTCTCAGCTGGACTCAGACAACGACGGCATCGGCGACGAATGCGACGATGACGACGACAACGATGGCATTCCAGATGCTGGACCTCCCGGGCCGGATAACTGCCGGCTCATCCCCAACCCCAGCCAGACAGACACTGACA GAAATGGCATTGGTGACATGTGCGAGAATGACTTTGACAATGACTCAGTGATAGACTTGATTGACGTGTGTCCAGAGAGCGCTGAGGTCACAATGACCGACTTCAGAGCCTATCAGACGGTCATCCTGGACCAGGAGGGCGAAGCCCAAATCGACCCCAACTGGATAGTGCTCAATCGG GGTATGGAAATTGTTCAAACCATGAACAGTGACCCTGGTTTGGCCATAG GCATCACAGCCTTTAACGGGGTAGACTTTGAGGGGACGTTCCACATCAACACGGCCACGGACGATGACTATGTGGGCTTCATCTTCAGCTACCAGGACTCGTCCAGCTTCTACGTGGTCATGTGGAAACAGATGGAGCAGACCTACTGGCAGTCGCTGCCTTTTAGGGCCATGGCCCAGCCAGGCCTGCAACTGAAG GCAGTTAAGTCACGTACGGGTCCCGGTGAATACCTCCGTAATGCCCTGTGGCACACGGGCGACACCCCGGGTGAAGTCACCCTGCTGTGGAAGGACCCCAGGAATGTGGGCTGGAGGGACAAGACATCTTACCGTTGGCACCTCAGCCACCGCCCGCAGGTGGGCTACATCAG GGTGAGGCTGTATGAAGGCATGACATTGGTGGCAGACTCTGGCGTGGTGGTGGACACCTCAATGAGGGGCGGGAGGCTGGGCGTCTTCTGCTTCTCCCAGGAGCAAATCATCTGGTCCAACCTGGGCTATCGCTGCAACG ATACTGTACCAGAGGACTATGAGTTCTACCGCAAGCAGATGCACATCAGGGTGTGA